Proteins from a genomic interval of Kitasatospora kifunensis:
- a CDS encoding branched-chain amino acid ABC transporter substrate-binding protein has translation MRHRSLLVLSIALTGALTLTACGSRGGSSGGSSNASSGVTVTIGVDAPLSGQNSATGLGIEYGVKIAVDDANANHLVPGVTFAIKALDDQAQPATGQQNATALVADSSVLGVVGPLNSGVAQSMQQVFATANLVEISPSNTNPQLTQGPNWASGQKVRGYKTYFRTATTDALQGAFAAQYASGIGKKKAFVVDDKQTYGAGLAGIFKDSFQKDGGSIAGTDHVNTGDKDFSALVTKVKSSGADLLYYGGQYDEASLLTKQLKAAGDNIPLMGGDGIYSTTYISTAGQGSEGDYATAVGVPVDTLATAKDFIAKYKAANYPGDYGDYGGYSYDAATAIIKSVGTVLAANGNKLPSDARSKVVDAVQNVDFNGIAGHVSFDQYGDTTNKQLTVYQVTGGKWVSVKTGTYTG, from the coding sequence GTGCGTCATCGTTCACTGCTCGTGCTGAGCATCGCCCTCACCGGAGCCCTGACCCTCACCGCCTGCGGCTCGCGCGGCGGCAGCAGTGGCGGCAGCAGCAACGCCTCCAGTGGCGTCACCGTCACCATCGGCGTCGACGCGCCGCTCTCCGGCCAGAACTCCGCCACCGGCCTGGGCATCGAGTACGGCGTGAAGATCGCCGTCGACGACGCCAACGCCAACCACCTGGTGCCCGGCGTCACCTTCGCCATCAAGGCGCTGGACGACCAGGCCCAGCCCGCCACCGGCCAGCAGAACGCCACCGCACTGGTCGCCGACAGCAGCGTGCTCGGCGTCGTGGGCCCGCTCAACTCCGGTGTGGCGCAGTCCATGCAGCAGGTCTTCGCGACCGCCAACCTGGTCGAGATCTCGCCCTCCAACACCAATCCGCAGCTCACCCAGGGCCCCAACTGGGCCAGCGGGCAGAAGGTCCGCGGCTACAAGACCTACTTCCGCACCGCCACCACCGACGCCCTCCAGGGCGCCTTCGCCGCCCAGTACGCGAGCGGCATCGGCAAGAAGAAGGCCTTCGTGGTGGACGACAAGCAGACCTACGGCGCGGGCCTGGCCGGCATCTTCAAGGACTCCTTCCAGAAGGACGGCGGTTCGATCGCCGGCACCGACCACGTCAACACCGGTGACAAGGACTTCTCCGCCCTGGTCACCAAGGTCAAGTCCTCCGGCGCCGACCTGCTCTACTACGGCGGCCAGTACGACGAGGCCTCGCTGCTCACCAAGCAGCTCAAGGCGGCCGGCGACAACATCCCGCTGATGGGCGGCGACGGCATCTACTCCACGACCTACATCTCCACCGCGGGCCAGGGCTCCGAGGGCGACTACGCCACCGCCGTCGGTGTCCCGGTCGACACCCTGGCCACCGCCAAGGACTTCATCGCCAAGTACAAGGCCGCCAACTACCCCGGCGACTACGGCGACTACGGCGGCTACTCCTACGACGCGGCCACCGCGATCATCAAGTCGGTGGGCACCGTCCTGGCCGCCAACGGCAACAAGCTTCCCTCCGACGCCCGTTCGAAGGTGGTGGACGCCGTGCAGAACGTCGACTTCAACGGCATCGCGGGCCACGTCTCCTTCGACCAGTACGGCGACACCACCAACAAGCAGCTGACGGTCTACCAGGTCACCGGCGGCAAGTGGGTCTCGGTCAAGACCGGCACCTACACCGGCTGA
- a CDS encoding branched-chain amino acid ABC transporter permease: MHTLPQQLANGLFLGSTYGLIAIGYTMVYGIVQLINFAHGEIFMTGGFGALTVYLVLPHGTSLWLALPLMLIGGALTSVLIALGAERFAYRPLRNAPRLAPLIAAIGLSLALQQAVHNLYPKATSPRVFPQLHAGPWNLGSIHIQAGDLFTVLAAPICMIILALFVQRSRTGRAMQATAQDPDTAQLMGVDTNKIIATAFGIGALFAAVAAVCYGLRYGQVDYSMGFQAGLKAFTAAVLGGIGNIYGAMLGGLVLGLAESLATAYISDIPGMQQLGGGSWANVWAFVLLILVLLFRPQGLLGERVADRA, translated from the coding sequence GTGCACACCCTGCCGCAACAACTCGCCAACGGCCTATTCCTAGGCTCCACTTACGGGCTCATAGCCATCGGATACACGATGGTCTACGGCATCGTGCAGCTCATCAACTTCGCCCACGGCGAGATCTTCATGACTGGCGGCTTCGGCGCGCTCACCGTCTACCTGGTGCTACCGCACGGAACCAGCCTCTGGCTCGCGCTACCGCTGATGCTGATCGGCGGCGCCCTGACCTCCGTACTGATCGCGCTGGGCGCCGAACGCTTCGCCTACCGGCCGCTGCGCAACGCCCCGCGCCTGGCGCCGCTGATCGCCGCGATCGGCCTCTCGCTCGCCCTCCAGCAGGCCGTGCACAACCTCTACCCCAAGGCCACCAGCCCCCGGGTCTTCCCCCAACTGCACGCCGGCCCCTGGAACCTGGGCAGCATCCACATCCAGGCCGGTGACCTGTTCACCGTGCTGGCCGCCCCGATCTGCATGATCATCCTGGCGCTGTTCGTCCAGCGCTCGCGCACAGGGCGGGCCATGCAGGCCACCGCCCAGGACCCGGACACCGCACAGCTGATGGGCGTCGACACCAACAAGATCATCGCGACGGCCTTCGGCATCGGCGCCCTCTTCGCCGCCGTCGCCGCCGTCTGCTACGGCCTGCGCTACGGCCAGGTCGACTACAGCATGGGCTTCCAGGCCGGCCTCAAGGCCTTCACCGCCGCCGTCCTGGGCGGCATCGGCAACATCTACGGCGCCATGCTCGGCGGCCTGGTGCTCGGCCTGGCCGAGTCCCTGGCCACCGCCTACATCTCCGACATCCCCGGCATGCAGCAACTGGGCGGCGGCAGTTGGGCCAACGTATGGGCCTTCGTCCTGCTCATCCTGGTCCTGCTGTTCCGACCGCAGGGACTACTCGGCGAACGCGTCGCGGACCGGGCCTGA
- a CDS encoding branched-chain amino acid ABC transporter permease has product MTTSPAAAAVRRTTTAALARLEGSTPAPVARALIAAGAVLAIASAFLSWTWTARFPGDLTVTGYPGGLQWLTVATAVLLLLQVLAAYELPGLGSLAPRGHTVPLRWLALAAFATTWFTLIAISVELNGLVNLTTGGWIAGIAVLPALYGALALPGDRRPAAAPTAPAPAWQERLWVTLITALGLVLFTYGIDTSYGELFEGYLIAIAFSAAAYLKSGLFERLAALLQRQRPFALTAAFVAAALFPLTQNNDHDANVGVNILIFATVALGLNIVVGLTGLLDLGYVAFLGVGAYTAALVSGSPYSPFHNAEVPFWAAALIGAAVSLVFGVLIGAPTLRLRGDYLAIVTIGFGEIFHITVQNLDGTSGPKITNGPNGIPAIPDISVFGLNLGTAHQLGSITIGRFANYFFLMLIVTLIVIAVFSRAGNSRIGRAWIAIREDETAAEAMGINGFRTKLTAFALGAALAGLAGTVSAHVTYSVVPDPYVFAGSTPPNSAFLLAAVVLGGMGTVSGPLLGASLLYLIPEKLSFLQNYQLLAFGVALILLMRFRPEGIIANRRRQREFHQDEAELPTQGTEVDSVKLNLNQAGA; this is encoded by the coding sequence ATGACCACCAGCCCCGCCGCGGCCGCCGTGCGCCGCACCACCACCGCCGCGCTCGCCCGCCTCGAAGGCAGCACCCCCGCGCCCGTCGCCCGCGCCCTGATCGCCGCCGGCGCCGTCCTCGCCATCGCCTCCGCGTTCCTCTCCTGGACCTGGACCGCGCGCTTCCCCGGCGACCTCACCGTCACCGGCTACCCCGGCGGCCTGCAGTGGCTCACCGTCGCCACCGCCGTCCTGCTGCTGCTCCAGGTCCTGGCCGCCTACGAACTCCCCGGCCTTGGCTCCCTCGCCCCACGCGGCCACACCGTGCCGCTGCGCTGGCTCGCCCTGGCCGCCTTCGCCACCACCTGGTTCACCCTGATCGCGATCTCGGTCGAGCTGAACGGCCTGGTCAACCTCACCACCGGCGGCTGGATCGCCGGGATCGCCGTCCTGCCCGCCCTCTACGGCGCGCTCGCCCTGCCCGGCGACCGGCGACCGGCCGCGGCCCCCACCGCCCCCGCACCCGCCTGGCAGGAGCGCCTGTGGGTCACCCTGATCACCGCCCTGGGCCTGGTGCTGTTCACCTACGGCATCGACACCTCCTACGGCGAGCTCTTCGAGGGCTACCTGATCGCCATCGCCTTCAGCGCCGCCGCCTACCTCAAGTCCGGCCTCTTCGAGCGCCTGGCCGCCCTGCTCCAACGCCAGCGCCCGTTCGCCCTGACCGCGGCCTTCGTGGCCGCCGCGCTCTTCCCGCTGACCCAGAACAACGACCACGACGCCAACGTCGGGGTCAACATCCTGATCTTCGCCACCGTGGCACTGGGCCTGAACATCGTGGTCGGCCTCACCGGCCTGCTCGACCTCGGCTACGTCGCCTTCCTCGGCGTCGGCGCCTACACCGCCGCCCTCGTCTCCGGCTCGCCCTACTCGCCCTTCCACAACGCCGAAGTCCCCTTCTGGGCAGCCGCCCTGATCGGCGCCGCGGTCTCCCTGGTGTTCGGCGTGCTGATCGGCGCCCCGACCCTGCGGCTGCGCGGCGACTACCTGGCCATCGTCACCATCGGCTTCGGTGAGATCTTCCACATCACCGTGCAGAACCTCGACGGCACCTCCGGCCCGAAGATCACCAACGGGCCCAACGGCATCCCCGCCATCCCCGACATCAGCGTCTTCGGCCTCAACCTCGGCACCGCCCACCAACTCGGCTCCATCACCATCGGACGGTTCGCCAACTACTTCTTCCTGATGCTGATCGTCACCCTGATCGTCATCGCCGTCTTCAGCCGGGCCGGCAACTCCCGGATCGGGCGCGCCTGGATCGCCATCCGCGAGGACGAGACCGCCGCCGAGGCGATGGGCATCAACGGCTTCCGCACCAAGCTCACCGCCTTCGCCCTGGGCGCCGCGCTCGCGGGCCTGGCGGGCACCGTCAGCGCCCACGTCACCTACAGCGTGGTCCCCGACCCCTACGTCTTCGCCGGCTCCACCCCGCCCAACTCCGCCTTCCTGCTGGCCGCGGTGGTCCTCGGCGGCATGGGCACCGTCAGCGGACCGCTGCTCGGCGCCTCACTGCTCTACCTGATCCCCGAGAAGCTCTCCTTCCTGCAGAACTACCAACTGCTCGCCTTCGGCGTCGCGTTGATCCTGCTGATGCGCTTCCGCCCGGAGGGGATCATCGCCAACCGGCGCCGCCAGCGCGAGTTCCACCAGGACGAGGCCGAACTACCCACGCAGGGCACCGAAGTGGACTCCGTCAAACTGAACCTCAACCAGGCAGGGGCGTGA
- a CDS encoding ABC transporter ATP-binding protein codes for MSTTTATAAPTATPLLDARGVTMRFGGLTAVNNVDLTVAEGEIIGLIGPNGAGKTTFFNCLTGLYVPTEGTVRYREKVLPPKPHLVTQAGIARTFQNIRLFANMTVLENVLVGRHSRTKEGLISALVRGPGYRRAEADSREKAMALLEFTGLADKAEHLARNLPYGEQRKLEIARALASEPGLLLLDEPTAGMNPQETRAAEELVFAIRDRGVAILVIEHDMRFIFNLCDRTAVLVQGQKIVEGDRQLVQSDERVITAYLGEPLESAAAAETTDGTENTE; via the coding sequence ATGAGCACCACTACCGCCACCGCCGCCCCCACCGCCACGCCCCTGCTGGACGCACGCGGCGTCACCATGCGCTTCGGCGGCCTGACCGCCGTCAACAACGTCGACCTCACCGTCGCCGAAGGCGAGATCATCGGCCTGATCGGCCCCAACGGCGCCGGCAAGACCACCTTCTTCAACTGCCTCACCGGCCTCTACGTGCCGACCGAGGGCACCGTCAGGTACCGGGAGAAGGTGCTGCCGCCCAAGCCCCACCTGGTCACCCAGGCCGGTATCGCCCGCACCTTCCAGAACATCCGGCTCTTCGCCAACATGACCGTGCTGGAGAACGTCCTGGTCGGCCGGCACAGCCGCACCAAGGAGGGTCTCATCTCCGCCCTGGTCCGCGGCCCCGGCTACCGGCGCGCCGAGGCCGACAGCCGGGAGAAGGCGATGGCCCTGCTGGAGTTCACCGGCCTCGCCGACAAGGCCGAGCACCTGGCCCGCAACCTCCCCTACGGCGAACAGCGCAAGCTGGAGATCGCCCGCGCCCTGGCCAGCGAACCCGGCCTGCTGCTGCTCGACGAGCCCACCGCCGGCATGAACCCGCAGGAGACCCGGGCCGCCGAGGAACTCGTCTTCGCGATCCGCGACCGGGGCGTGGCGATCCTGGTCATCGAGCACGACATGCGCTTCATCTTCAACCTGTGCGACCGCACCGCGGTACTGGTCCAGGGGCAGAAGATCGTCGAAGGCGACCGGCAGCTGGTGCAGAGCGACGAGCGGGTGATCACGGCGTACCTGGGCGAGCCGCTGGAGAGCGCGGCCGCCGCTGAGACTACGGACGGTACGGAGAACACCGAATGA
- a CDS encoding ABC transporter ATP-binding protein has product MSNALLDVQDLRVAYGKIEAVKGISFTVAAGEVTTLIGTNGAGKTTTLRTLSGLLRPTAGSITFDGQSLATVPAHRIVALGLAHSPEGRHIFPRMTIEENLLLGAFLRKDQAGITEDVERAYTLFPILGERRKQAAGTLSGGEQQMLAMGRALMSRPKLLMLDEPSMGLSPIMMQKIMATIVELKASGTTILLVEQNAQAALSLSDRGYVMQTGRIVLTGTGAELLRDESVRKSYLGED; this is encoded by the coding sequence ATGAGCAACGCCCTCCTGGACGTCCAGGACCTCCGGGTCGCCTACGGCAAGATCGAGGCCGTCAAAGGCATCAGCTTCACCGTCGCCGCCGGCGAGGTCACCACACTGATCGGCACCAACGGCGCCGGCAAGACCACCACCCTGCGCACCCTCTCCGGCCTGCTGCGCCCCACCGCCGGCAGCATCACCTTCGACGGCCAGAGCCTGGCGACCGTCCCCGCCCACCGCATCGTCGCGCTCGGCCTGGCCCACTCCCCCGAAGGCCGCCACATCTTCCCCCGGATGACCATCGAGGAGAACCTGCTCCTCGGCGCCTTCCTGCGCAAGGACCAGGCCGGCATCACCGAGGACGTCGAACGGGCCTACACGCTCTTCCCGATCCTCGGCGAACGCCGAAAGCAGGCGGCCGGCACGCTCTCCGGCGGCGAGCAGCAGATGCTGGCCATGGGGCGGGCGCTGATGTCGCGGCCCAAGCTGCTGATGCTGGACGAGCCGTCGATGGGCCTGTCGCCGATCATGATGCAGAAGATCATGGCGACCATCGTCGAGCTCAAGGCCTCGGGCACCACCATCCTGCTCGTGGAGCAGAACGCCCAGGCCGCGCTCTCGCTCTCCGACCGCGGCTACGTGATGCAGACCGGTCGGATCGTCCTCACCGGCACGGGGGCCGAGCTGCTGCGCGACGAGTCGGTGCGCAAGTCCTACCTCGGCGAGGACTGA
- a CDS encoding ANTAR domain-containing response regulator, producing the protein MSTADEQPQALETDSPQITRIVIAEDEALIRLDLKEMLEEEGYTVVGEAGDGATALKLAEELRPDLVILDVKMPILDGLSAAEQIHEAHIAPVLMLTAFSQRELVDRARDAGAMAYIVKPFSKSDLVPAIEMAVSRYTEMRTLEEEIADLTQRLETRKLVDRAKSVLQTKFGLNEPAAFRWIQKTSMDRRMTMAAVAEAVIEEGAAQDKKKSEPAGE; encoded by the coding sequence GTGAGCACCGCCGACGAGCAGCCCCAGGCGCTTGAGACCGACTCGCCCCAGATCACCCGAATTGTCATCGCCGAGGACGAGGCGCTCATCCGTCTCGACCTGAAGGAGATGCTGGAGGAGGAGGGCTACACCGTCGTCGGCGAGGCCGGGGACGGCGCGACGGCGCTCAAGTTGGCCGAGGAGCTGCGGCCCGACCTGGTCATCCTCGACGTCAAGATGCCGATCCTCGACGGGCTCTCCGCCGCCGAGCAGATCCACGAGGCGCACATCGCGCCGGTACTGATGCTGACCGCCTTCTCGCAGCGGGAGCTGGTGGATCGGGCGCGGGATGCCGGGGCGATGGCGTACATCGTCAAGCCGTTCTCCAAGAGCGACCTGGTGCCGGCGATCGAGATGGCGGTCTCGCGGTACACCGAGATGCGCACCCTGGAGGAGGAGATCGCCGACCTCACCCAGCGGCTGGAGACGCGCAAGCTGGTGGACCGGGCGAAGAGCGTGTTGCAGACGAAGTTCGGGTTGAACGAGCCGGCCGCCTTCCGCTGGATCCAGAAGACCTCGATGGACCGCCGGATGACCATGGCCGCCGTGGCGGAGGCCGTGATCGAGGAGGGCGCGGCGCAGGACAAGAAGAAGTCCGAGCCCGCTGGGGAGTAG